The Vanrija pseudolonga chromosome 1, complete sequence genomic sequence cctccctcgccaaCGTCTGCGCAAGGTCACGCCGCTCACCTTCGCTCCCGGTGCCGTCCGGCGCCGACTGTTGCTCCCCTGGGCGTGGCCCGATGCCAAGCTCGGAACGGAGCAcatgggctcggcgcggaggcacgagccggctcggcgcaggCTTGCTTCCAAACAGTCACCACGGGGTGCTTGGCCCCCGATGCCGTCGCATCACATGCTTGCCCCGCCTGTCACCGGTACGCaaggcgcgccggcctcagCATCGGCGCGCCGCAGACCACGCCACACggagtcgacgacgaccgcgacctcgcgATCAAAGGCCGACCCGACCCTCAGTGCCAAGTCCGACTGTCGTGTGTCGGCAACTTCAGGCGCGCACGGCTGCGGCGTAGCATAGCCGGCTGCAGCCGTGGCACGCGAGCCTGATCGAcacgggcagcgagcggctcgagcagcgcgagcctGCTTCAGTGCAGCGATTTCTCGGCACgttctcggcgccggcctttTCTAGCCTCGCGTGGGGTGGCTGCttcgctgctcgctggctggctggttcgcgctggctggctgcgtgGCTGGGCGGATGGGTGGAGGCGACCGGGTTCCAGCTTTCGGCCCCATGTCAGGGTCGCGACCCACTCCTGCTATGCGTCATCGGACAAACTGGTCTGGTGTCCGTCCTCCTCTCCGAGAGAACGACTCGCAGCACCGAATGCATGGGGATGGGGGATGAGTGGGGCGATGGGGCGCGCAGAGCGCTACTCGCTGTGTATGAGCGAGTCGTCGTCAAGACTGTCAGTTGTGGTCGTGAGCGCGGTCGTCGGTGCGGTGAGGGACAGCACAACAATAACAACGCCAACAAAGagtggcgccgtcgccgcctccgcctccgccaccgaACGCGCGGCGTCATGTCGTCAGTGGTCGAGGAAAGTGTCATTCCGAAGAGCGAAACGTGCTAGACGGCGgatgctcgctcgccctTTGCTAGGCGGGAATCATACCCGCGGACGCGCGGTCGAGACGGAACGACCTCGGCAGAAGGGATGtagcgaggagcgagcgagctcccTCGGAGTGCTTTGCTCGCTACctttgtgtgtgtgtcgcaCTATGTCCGCCTGCCTCGGCtgcagcgtcagcgagcaGAGGTGGCGGGGGAGTGCCGCTGCAGCTTTTGCCAGCGGcaagagagagagggaggtgTCGACCCTCAATGATCACAGTGATCGGCAACAACGACTCCATTGTCCTCTGCAGTGCCGACCAAGTCGCGCAGCGGGCAGCGCGCATCACCTCTGTGCTTGTGACGGTCTGTGTCGTGCAGTCGCCCCTCTCTCTTTGGGCACAGACCTCTTTTTACTGCCAAGATGCAAgtgcccgcgcgcgcgcgccgccaccgcctggCTGAGGCAATTtgagaggcggcggcggcgcgcgtcaaCCAACATAGATCCCATTGGGGAAAATTTTGCCCACGCAACGCGTTTTGTGTCTCTCTTTGTCTATCAGTCTACTTGTTCTTCTATGTCTTGTGTGTCGTGTGCATGCGCTTAGTGGGGCTTTGCTCGACTCGGTTGCTGCCAAGAGAGGTGCTCCCTCTCTTCCGGTCCGACGGCAGTGTGCCTGTTGTTGTTACAGTCAGTCCGGTTAGGAGCGGGGCAAAAGCGCGGGGGACTTGGCGGTGGGGGTTATTAGCGGAAGTATTTTATTCCTAATTGAAATACTATTTCTGCCTGAAATGTGTATTGTATTATTATGTGGTGCCTGTGGGGGTGCAGTCAGGCGGCTCAGCCACGCCagctgcacccacccacccacttTGTGTGTTAAGGGGAGCAAACCGGGTCGCCTGGATTGGCGAGATCCGCCAGTGACCTGACCTGGGCATCGACGACATCTCATCTCACATCATTCCTCTCACTCACCCCTCTCACGACCCATCCCCACCCACAACACCCACCCGATGGATCAAGCAGCAGACAAGAAACCAACAGTGACAGACGCTGCGTCCCAAGAGCCATCATCGGGCAAGGCACCCCGCTCTTGGGTCCCGCGCGCGTGCGACCGATGTGGGTGGCACATCACACCACGACTCTACAAGGCGTGATCTGCGAGATCTCTTGCTGACAGACGACACAGGCCGGAAACGCAAAGCACGATGTGGTGTGTATCTTGCATTCATCGTTGACGCCATACTGACGACCAGACCAACAAGTGCCATGCCGGAACTGCGCCGAGGCAGGTGTGACGTGCACGCACGATGCGCCAGTGTTGAAGCGCGGCCCGAGGCCAAAGTGAGTCGACGACATctggcgaggcgcggcgagtGCCGCTCCAACAGCAACCGCTGCTGACAACCGCCCAGACCACGCAACCGTGACGTCGAGAGCAGGTTACGGAACCTCGAGTCGCTGCTCGCGTCCATCTCGAAcggggggagcggcggctcgggcgcggcgctgtccCTCTCGCGCCGTGAGCTGGACCAGatccgcgtcgccgccaacatCACCCGCGGGAGCGatacctcgccgtcgtcggacgCCGACAGCCACGCCGGCCCGAGCAGGGCTcacccgccaccacccaagGGGCCGGGCGACTCGCCCCTCCAGTCGCTTGACGCACTCGCGAGCCAGGCGGCCGGATCGCCCGTCGTctcgacgggcggcggccccGGACCGGTCACGTCGGGCGACTATGTCCCCTCCATTGTGTTCGACCCGTTCGGCGTTCCCACCTCGTCGCAGGCGTTGCCGAGCATGTCAGGGTATGGGATGTACGAGGCGCAGCCGTACGCGCAGCCCCCGAAGaacacctcggcgccggcggatCTCCTGTATCGGTATGTTTTTGGGATCGGGGACTCCGAATCCCGTGTGCTGACAACccgacagcgacaacgaGGGTCAGACAAAGTGGCTCGGCCCGTCGAGGTATGTTTGGCCAAGACTTTTGGGCGCACtcgtccgacgacgatgcaCGACGTGGTGCGCACGGACCCGCCTCGCTAACAGCTGTACAGTGGCATGCCCTTGCTCGAGCGGCTCAAGATCAACGGCTCCGGGGCTGGGTGGAACCAGCCCATGGGTACCAATGGCGAGGGCCCCTCGGCAGACGAGTGGACGTCGCTATCAAACGCCATCGGCATCAATGTGGAGAACAACGAAGGGATCGACCAGATCGCCGGCCGGGGTGGACCGGCATCGGCCCTGTCCCCGTCAAGTACGCGCGACGAGTTCCTCTGGGGCCGTATCACGACGATCGTTCCCCCTGATCTCATCGACGCGTTGGTTCGGTGCTACTTTACCATCTCGCACTTGCGTGAGTTGGCGGCGTCCTAGAGAGAGAGGTGTGTACGCCACGCTGACACATCCAGTATGGCCGATCATTCACGCGCCGACGTTCATGAACTCGtacctcgaccccgagcacCGCAAGAACCCGTCGTTCATTGCACTGGTGCTGTCCATctgctcgctgtcgtcgcggtACACACCGGACGCGCGTCTGAGgcagacgacgtcgacgggaCAGATCCTCGCGTTTGACATCATCAACTTGGCGAAGGACGTGACCCAGCAGGCAGCTGCCGAGCGGTCCGATCTGGCCATCGTGCAGGCCTTGTTCAACCTCTCGGTCGTGCAGGAGGGCATCGCGAGGACTAACCAGGTATGGTCGCTCCTCAGCCAGGCGGTCAGCATTGCCATGGACATgggcctccaccgccgcaaGGACGAGTAC encodes the following:
- the CTF1-ALPHA_1 gene encoding Cutinase transcription factor 1 alpha: MDQAADKKPTVTDAASQEPSSGKAPRSWVPRACDRCRKRKARCDQQVPCRNCAEAGVTCTHDAPVLKRGPRPKPRNRDVESRLRNLESLLASISNGGSGGSGAALSLSRRELDQIRVAANITRGSDTSPSSDADSHAGPSRAHPPPPKGPGDSPLQSLDALASQAAGSPVVSTGGGPGPVTSGDYVPSIVFDPFGVPTSSQALPSMSGYGMYEAQPYAQPPKNTSAPADLLYRDNEGQTKWLGPSSGMPLLERLKINGSGAGWNQPMGTNGEGPSADEWTSLSNAIGINVENNEGIDQIAGRGGPASALSPSSTRDEFLWGRITTIVPPDLIDALVRCYFTISHLLWPIIHAPTFMNSYLDPEHRKNPSFIALVLSICSLSSRYTPDARLRQTTSTGQILAFDIINLAKDVTQQAAAERSDLAIVQALFNLSVVQEGIARTNQVWSLLSQAVSIAMDMGLHRRKDEYGFTAVELEEQKRTLWALYCQAVAASCTYGRPSLLRLDDIQLDEPAAVDDVYISVEKGIGTQPPDRPSVMAGFVAGVRLHMILERTVRRVNRVIRDVDESNLTFVDLVQSGQSRKFRVTDELELLSHVTDGLVGDWSFSPSTVSDSDSVRFFQRTRVFTLQQFIRLLSARHAFTEFLGGAAASGGAAEEQALLQQTTQSALGIIGTYSIIDGQGRLDFFGAHAISQLTQAGAGLIGVILHVRSTSIQGGENVLSVALQGLCASILVLRKLGTRRPAGNRAAELLLEFSRACRITIPGLPENEPGAPPGTVEVPMLRALPRRTLSTSGQPQADLSQDQFDAWLGLALQSGGDAWMGMPEGYTPEQGAWTPQQQ